The DNA region CGCGACGTTGCTGTGGCCGATAAATGCGCCGAAAATATCAAACGCGAACCACAGTAAAATAATCGCGTAACTTGGAACATCGAATTGCCGCCAGTAAATTAATGTTATCGTACAAAAGCACGTGATCTCATTTGTCGGAAAGAACACAAGATACATTCCGACAATACCATTAATAGCGCCGCTTGCGCCGAGCATCGGCATATTGCCTGAAAAAAGCAGGTACGACACACCTGCGCAAAGCCCCACAAAAATATAAATCGGCAGATAAATTAGATTGCCTATTTTAGAGCAGACAGAATTGCCAAAAATCCAGAGAAACAGCAGATTTCCAGCAATATGAAATATATCGCCGTGCAGCCATATATGCGTAAACAGTTGCTTAAACGACCAGCCGTCAAGCATATAGTCATCGTAAGGAACTTTAATGCTTTCGATTGAATTTACATCCTCTTGCGTCAGAGTGTACTTATCGCCGACAATCTGCTCAATTTTCTCACGGCGCTGCCGATTTTGGGGAATCTGCCATGCAAAGACTGCAATGATAGATATTATCAAGAGCCAGTTGAGAAACGGCAGCTTGTCCTGCGGCACGTCAACCTTCCACGGTATTATCATCTTGTTGGAATCCTCCTTTGGTTTCCGCTTTTATAGTACTGTTTTACACTGAATATTGCAAGTAAAATCGTTGAAATGTGTCAAAAATTAGCTATACTGGAAGTTTATATATTTTTTGAGCTAATATGGAACTGACAGACAATCTAAATATTAAAGGTTTTAAGCCGCTCATAACGCCGGACGATTTGAAGAAAAAACTTCCGCTCTCGGACGAAACAGCGCACCTTGTCGCTCAAAGCAGGAAAATCATCCAGTCGATTTTGACCGGCGAAGACAAAAGGCGAATCGTAATAACCGGCCCCTGCTCGCTGCACGATAAAAAAGCAACTTTTGATTACGCACAAAAACTAAAAAAACTTCAGGATGCGTTCGCAAATAAACTGTTGATTGTAATGCGGACATATTTTGAAAAACCGCGCACGACACTCGGCTGGAAAGGTATGCTCTACGACCCCGGCCTTGACGGCTCATACGAGATTGAAGAAGGAATTTGTCGCGCACGTGAAATATTGCTCGAAATCGGCAAAATTGGTCTGCCGTGCGCTACTGAATTTCTCGACCCGATTGTGCCGCAGTACTTTGCTGATTTAATTTCATGGGCGGCGATTGGCGCGCGAACCGCCGAGTCGCAGATTCACCGCCAGATGGCAAGCGGTTTATCTATGCCGATTGGTTTTAAAAATTCAACGGATGGAAATCTTTCTGCCGCTGTTGACGCTGTGAAAGCCGCAGCGAGTCCCCATTCATTTTTGGGAATCGGACGCAACGGTCAGGTTATAATCGCTGAAACCACTGGAAATAAATTCGGCCATATAGTTATGCGAGGCGGCACCGACGGCCCGAATTACACCGCCGAGTATGTCGCTTTCGCGGGCGTTATGCTCCAAAAGGCGGGAATATCAAACGGCGTTATCATTGATTGCAGCCACGCAAATTCAAACAAGGATTACAGGCTCCAGCGTAATGCGTTAATTGATGTAGCGATGCAGATGAAAACCGGAACGAAATTAATCAGCGGCGTTATGCTCGAAAGTTTCATTACCGAGGGCAGCCAAAGGCCGGACAAAGTCGAGAAACTTGTTTACGGCAAATCGCTTACCGACGGCTGCATAGGCTGGGACGAAACACAGGAACTCGTCAGCGTTTTCGCCGACGCCGTTAAATCATAACAAAGCGGTGCTGAAATATCTTTCCGCTCTGTCCGGAAGGACAGTTGCGATGTTGCCTTTATATTTTTTTGCAAGCTGACGCGCAGCCCACACATTTGCGCCGGATGAAATTCCGACAAGCAGGCCGAATGAATTGCCTAACTGCCTTGTTGTCTCGATAGCGTCTTCATCCGTAACTTCAACCACTTCGTCAACGATTGAGACATCGAGCACCGCTGGTATGAAACCGTCTCCAATCCCCTGAATCTGGTGCAGTCCCGGCTCGTGCCCAAGCAATGCGCTTACATTTTTTGGTTCAACGGCTACTATTTTTATGTCTTTCCTGTGTTCTTTAAGGAATTTTCCGATACCCTGTAATGTGCCTCCGCTGCCTACGCCTGCGACAAAACAGTTTACATCGCCGCTCATTTGCCGCCAGAGTTCGACTGCCGTCTGTTCATAGTGGACTCGCGGATTGTCAGGATTTTCAAATTGCTGCGGAACAAATATGTGTTTATCCTCTGCGGCCATTTGTTTTACTTTTTCTACCGCTCCGCCGATGCTCTTTTTTGCAGGAGTAAGAATAAGCTCTGCTCCAAGCGCTTTTATAAGTTTCTTGCGTTCTTCGCTCATATTCTCCGGCATTACGATGATGACTTTGTAGCCTTTAAGCCTGCCGACAAGCGCGATGCCAATGCCGGTGTTTCCGCTGGTAGGTTCGACAATGATGGAATTTGCTTTTAGCCTGCCGTCGCGTTCTGCCCCTTCGAGCATGGCCAGCGCCACCCTGTCTTTTATACTTCCGCCGGGATTAAGAAACTCCGCCTTAGCATAAATAGTTTCGCCTTTAAGCCTGATTAACGGCGTGTTGCCAATTAGGTCAAGAATATTGTCCGTAAGCATAGGTATTCCTTGTCTGCTGCCTGATATTCTGTTCTAAATACCGAATTTTAATCCGAAAGAATATCTCTTTTTACATTAATCGTCAATGGCCTTTTCCGCTGTAAACAATTCTTGCAGTTTAACAGATTTAGGGTATATTTACTTTTTTATTTTTTAAGGTTAAATATGACAGAATCGAAAAAAAGTAAGACCGCCGAATCGATTGCGAATACTTTTGAATGGATTATCACCGCTTTTGTGCTGGCGTTTGTGTTCAGGGCGTTTGTGCTCGAGGCGTTCCGCATTCCAACCGGCAGTATGGCCGACACGCTAATGGGCGATCATTTCCGTATGCGATGCACTCAATGCGGTTATAAATATGAGTATAATTTCAATCCTTACGTTCAGCAGCGTTATGCTTTAGCCGGCGGATATTACAAACCTTATCCCCTGCCCAGATGCCCAAGCTGCGGATATTACGAAAGCCCTGATATGATGGCCGTTAAGTCCAACGGCGACAGAATACTCGTCTTCAAGAGTCTGTATCAATTTGTCGAGCCAAAGCGATGGGACGTGTTTGTCTTCAAGAACCCCACTGAGCCGAAGATTAATTACATTAAAAGACTCATCGGCAAACCCGGCGAAACAGTCGAGGTAATCGACGGCGACGTATATATCGATGGCAAGCTTGCTCGCAGACCTGCGAAAGTCCGGCAGGAGCATTGGATGCCGGTCTACAATAATAATTTTCAGCCGATACAGCCGCTCGAAGGCAGATTCAATGAACATGGCTGGCAGCAGCCTTTCACGAACGAGCCAAATTCACAATGGCAATGGCAGACTGCCCAACCGTTGGAGTTTACACTGGCCACCGATGCGGACAAAATCAATACAATGTTTTATGATACTCAAAAAGGAAATGATTTCCGCGCAACCTATGCTTATGACAATCCGGGAGCGTATCCGTATATGCCGTTTTGCAGCGATTTGATGATGAAATTAGCTGTCAAACAAAGCAGTACCGGCGTAATGGGAATCGCCCTTTCAAAGTATAAGACCTCATACAAGGCGTCGCTTGATTCAGACGGTACGATGAGAATTGTGAAAATCGCTGAAGATGGAAACGCTGTCGAGCTTGCAAAAAAACAAATCTCCGTTGCGTTTACGGATAAATATGTCCCTGTCAGCTTTTCAGATTCAGACCATTTGCTTGCGTTTGAAGTCGCCGGCGAAAAACTTGTGTTCGACCTCGGAACAGAGCCGAATGATGCCGGTCCGCGATTTGCTGAAATTGCGCCGACGGCGGCTTTCTTCGGCAGCGGAAATTTGACTATCAATGATGTACAGCTTTACCGTGACATTTATTATATGAGCAATGCTGGAACACAGCCTGTTCTTCGTGCCGGCGAAGGAAATCCTTTCACACTCGGTCAGGACGAATTTTTCGCGTGCGGCGATAACAGTCCCGACAGTTACGACTCAAGACTCTGGTCGTCTGAAGGAATCGGCAACAATGGCATTTCGTATCGGATGGGCATTGTGCCGAGAGATTATCTGGTAGGAAAAGCGTTTTTTGTTTATTGGCCGGGCGGTTTTAGACCGGGAAATTTCAAACTCGCGATTATCCCCAATGTCGGCCGTATGCGATTTATTTATGGCGGTGAATAATTTTACGCGGTGTGAACAACTTCTGCCTGCGTTATATATTTGCACAGTACCTTGATTAACAGACCGCAATCTATCGGCTTGGCGATAAAATCGTCGCTGCCTGCCTGACGGCATTGCTGTTCATCTTCGTGCATAAGGCTGGCGGTCATTGCTATAATTGGTATTTTGAATCCCATACTATGCAGTTTTTTTGTTACCTCGAATCCTTTCATATTAGGCAGCTGCATATCCATTAGAATCAAATCGAATTTTTCAGTTTGAACAGCTTCTATCGCCTGTAAACCGTCTGCTGTAACACTGACGGTAAATCCGAGTTTTTCAAGTGTGCGCCGCAAAAATAACTGATTCGCGGGGCTGTCTTCAACGACCAGAATTTCCCCGGAAAACTTCCCATTATATTCTTTAATTACATCGTGACTGGATGCTTTGCGGCATGTATGAACGACATCGGCAGGTATCGACAATATAAATGTAGAGCCTTTTCCTTCTTCGCTTGTGAATTTTATACTGCCGCCGAGGAGTTTGGCAAGCTGGCGTGTCACTGCCAGTCCCAGGCCTGTTCCGCCGTATTTGCGTGTCATACTGCCGTCGGCTTGCGTAAAGACCTCAAATATAGCATCGTGTTTGTCTGCCGGAATTCCAATACCTGTATCAGTTACGCGGAACTCGATAAAGGATTTTTCATTGTCCGCAAAAGATTCCACTGCTATATCAATTTTCCCCTGCTCTGTAAATTTGATTGCGTTGCTGACAAGGTTAATCAGGCACTGACGCAGTTTCAGTGAGTCAGTTTTGATTAGAGGCGGTACATTTTGCTCACATACTACATTAAACTCAAGGTTTTTGGCGGTCGCTTCAGGCCTCATCAGCGATTCGATATTCGCGATTAATTCCTGGACATCGCATTCTGTTTTTTCAACTTTCATCCTGCCGGCTTCAATTCTTGAAAAATCAAGAATATCATTAATTAGCAGGAGAAGCCTTTTAGCGCTGTCGAGAATCAGTTTGACATAACTTTTCTGCACGTCGCCGAGCGGCTCTTCGGCGAGTACTTCGCCAAACCCGATAATCGCATTCATCGGCGTTCTTATTTCATGGCTTATATTGGCAAGAAACTGGCTTTTCGCAACATTGGCTTTTTCCGCCTCCTGCGCCAGTATATTTGCTTTTATTGTTGTTTGCATCAGTTGGGCGTTCGTTTGCTCAAGCTCGTTTTTGGCTTCTATCAGGCTCGCCTTGGATTTTTTTCTCTCAATGGCATATCGTATGGTTTTGACAAGAGTGTATTCAAGACCGCTGCCTTTGACTAAATAGTCTTCTGCACCTGCGCGAATTGCCTCCAGGCCCGCATCA from Planctomycetaceae bacterium includes:
- a CDS encoding 3-deoxy-7-phosphoheptulonate synthase encodes the protein MELTDNLNIKGFKPLITPDDLKKKLPLSDETAHLVAQSRKIIQSILTGEDKRRIVITGPCSLHDKKATFDYAQKLKKLQDAFANKLLIVMRTYFEKPRTTLGWKGMLYDPGLDGSYEIEEGICRAREILLEIGKIGLPCATEFLDPIVPQYFADLISWAAIGARTAESQIHRQMASGLSMPIGFKNSTDGNLSAAVDAVKAAASPHSFLGIGRNGQVIIAETTGNKFGHIVMRGGTDGPNYTAEYVAFAGVMLQKAGISNGVIIDCSHANSNKDYRLQRNALIDVAMQMKTGTKLISGVMLESFITEGSQRPDKVEKLVYGKSLTDGCIGWDETQELVSVFADAVKS
- the cysK gene encoding cysteine synthase A produces the protein MLTDNILDLIGNTPLIRLKGETIYAKAEFLNPGGSIKDRVALAMLEGAERDGRLKANSIIVEPTSGNTGIGIALVGRLKGYKVIIVMPENMSEERKKLIKALGAELILTPAKKSIGGAVEKVKQMAAEDKHIFVPQQFENPDNPRVHYEQTAVELWRQMSGDVNCFVAGVGSGGTLQGIGKFLKEHRKDIKIVAVEPKNVSALLGHEPGLHQIQGIGDGFIPAVLDVSIVDEVVEVTDEDAIETTRQLGNSFGLLVGISSGANVWAARQLAKKYKGNIATVLPDRAERYFSTALL
- a CDS encoding response regulator; this encodes MKVLLVDDDELDRRLVKLVLVQSQGSVRFNIDTAASLSEALGKMQSGTYDIILEDMNLSDCRGTEIVEKVSAAVPNVPIVVLTGFDDDDAGLEAIRAGAEDYLVKGSGLEYTLVKTIRYAIERKKSKASLIEAKNELEQTNAQLMQTTIKANILAQEAEKANVAKSQFLANISHEIRTPMNAIIGFGEVLAEEPLGDVQKSYVKLILDSAKRLLLLINDILDFSRIEAGRMKVEKTECDVQELIANIESLMRPEATAKNLEFNVVCEQNVPPLIKTDSLKLRQCLINLVSNAIKFTEQGKIDIAVESFADNEKSFIEFRVTDTGIGIPADKHDAIFEVFTQADGSMTRKYGGTGLGLAVTRQLAKLLGGSIKFTSEEGKGSTFILSIPADVVHTCRKASSHDVIKEYNGKFSGEILVVEDSPANQLFLRRTLEKLGFTVSVTADGLQAIEAVQTEKFDLILMDMQLPNMKGFEVTKKLHSMGFKIPIIAMTASLMHEDEQQCRQAGSDDFIAKPIDCGLLIKVLCKYITQAEVVHTA
- a CDS encoding rhomboid family intramembrane serine protease, producing the protein MIIPWKVDVPQDKLPFLNWLLIISIIAVFAWQIPQNRQRREKIEQIVGDKYTLTQEDVNSIESIKVPYDDYMLDGWSFKQLFTHIWLHGDIFHIAGNLLFLWIFGNSVCSKIGNLIYLPIYIFVGLCAGVSYLLFSGNMPMLGASGAINGIVGMYLVFFPTNEITCFCTITLIYWRQFDVPSYAIILLWFAFDIFGAFIGHSNVAYFAHIGGFAAGVAIAIVMLKTNFIKMERYEISLLQMLEDRKQAAKPKVQNWNRAIAGDFMQEQQVQEEIKTAPKIEIPVLPADAFFKQSSELPPELGEFLQPENAAWTGVHITQTPAAPVPKVSVHTRPQEAPVGIIRFSCECGKKLKMPIQYAGKIGKCPLCKRPVKIPKH
- the lepB gene encoding signal peptidase I, yielding MTESKKSKTAESIANTFEWIITAFVLAFVFRAFVLEAFRIPTGSMADTLMGDHFRMRCTQCGYKYEYNFNPYVQQRYALAGGYYKPYPLPRCPSCGYYESPDMMAVKSNGDRILVFKSLYQFVEPKRWDVFVFKNPTEPKINYIKRLIGKPGETVEVIDGDVYIDGKLARRPAKVRQEHWMPVYNNNFQPIQPLEGRFNEHGWQQPFTNEPNSQWQWQTAQPLEFTLATDADKINTMFYDTQKGNDFRATYAYDNPGAYPYMPFCSDLMMKLAVKQSSTGVMGIALSKYKTSYKASLDSDGTMRIVKIAEDGNAVELAKKQISVAFTDKYVPVSFSDSDHLLAFEVAGEKLVFDLGTEPNDAGPRFAEIAPTAAFFGSGNLTINDVQLYRDIYYMSNAGTQPVLRAGEGNPFTLGQDEFFACGDNSPDSYDSRLWSSEGIGNNGISYRMGIVPRDYLVGKAFFVYWPGGFRPGNFKLAIIPNVGRMRFIYGGE